The Aminipila terrae nucleotide sequence AGCCTTGTATCATGATGGAAAAAGTATATCCTCTGGCAGAAATGTAAACAATGCTGTTGGTTTTATTTATAGCAACGGGGCAGAGCTAATAAAATCAAGCAGGATAAAAGTACAGGTGGACGGAATTAATACCGATTTTGAAGCTTATAATATAGGCGGAAATAATTATTTTAAACTTCGGGATATAGCTATGGCAGTAAAAGATACGGATAAGAAATTTGATGTAAGCTGGGACAATGAGAGAAAGGCTATTAACTTGTTATCGAAAACCCCGTATACTGCTATTGGTGGAGAACTTAATTCATCAGATGGTACTGCTAAAGCCATATCAAGCACTAGCCCTAAGATTTATGTTGATGGTGAGAGTAAGCCTCTTACAGCATACAATATAGGTGGAAATAACTACTTCAAGCTTCGGGAAGTAGCTGAACTGTTTGATATTAAAGTGGACTATGATAACAGTTCTAAAACTATTATATTAAATACCAGATAAGTGAATGGATTAAGATTATATACAGATAAAAATTCTTTGTAAAATAGGTTGCTTGTGCAACTCCTCTTGGATTTAATCAGAGTTAATATAAATATATTGTAACTGCATCATTAAGATTCAATGGTGTTTACAAATCCAATGAAATAGGAGAGGAGTAATTTATATGCATTATCAATTATCCCAGAATTGCACAGTTTTAGGAAAGGTTATTCAAAAGCCAGATATACAGATATCTTTTTTATCCTATCTCTTAAGAGGAAGTAAGAATATTTTAATTGATACCGTTCCTGAACGGGCAGCAGAGAAGTATTTAGAGGAATTGTCTCAATGTATGGACTTGACCTGTTTGGATGCTATCATTTTAAATCATTCAGAAGAGGATCATAGCGGAGCACTTAGATTGCTGCTCCCACATATACCAGATATTCCTGTATATTGTACTTTAGCCTGTAAAGAACGATTGAAAGATATGTATCCTACAGCAAATATTTTGGCTATGGAACATAACGCTGAACTACAGTTAGGAGAATATCAGTTCCGTTTCATACATACCCCTGGATTACATTGGGATGATAATATGGTTACTTATTGTGAAAATGATCAGACACTGTTTTCCAATGATTTATTTGGCCAATATTTAGGCAGTGAGCCTCCCTTAGATAATTATATTTCTTCAGAACAACTTATTTACAATATGAAAAGATATTATGAGAAAGTATTTAGTCATGCTAGCAAAGAGGAAAAGAAGGTTTTAGCAGACATAATTAACCTTAAGCTTAAGGTTATAGCCCTGGACATGGTGTTATTTTGTCCCAACAAATGAAAGAAGTGCTGGAATTCTACAAAGAAGTATAGTTATTGGTGCTACCGTGATTATCATTTTTACTTAAATCTCGGTAGCTTTTTGCATCTTTACTCATTAGTTTTGACACAGTGTTAGCTTTTTTATTGAAAATGGCTACCATAAAGCTTCAACTTTCATAAAATACGGTAGCATTTGCCCAAAATGCTACCGGAGATTTTGTTTTTTTATAATTATAAGATCAAAAACTTATTCTCTTATAATTGCGTTGTCTAATCATCCCAATTAGCATAAAAAAAGGCTGTTGCAAAATATCGGTTCTTTTGCAGCAGCCCCTTCTTTTGTTAAACTTGCTATTAATATTTTATCCCATTCCAATAGACAGGAGAGTACACCACTGTAATTTCAGGCAGTGTCACATCTTTTAATGCCCATTTCATAAACTCGTCAAAACCTGTACGGTCTACGATATAACCGATATGTTCTTTACCGCCGGGAGCATCAGAGTCAATGTATTTTGCTACATAATCATATGTGTTTAAAATAATTTTAGTAATACTTTCTTCATCAACCCATTTCATGAAATCTTCGCCCAAACGGGGATTCTTTTTCCCTGTACGACCGAAAAGGGTCAGACGATAATATTTTTCTTCGCTTCTTGACCAGGCCATGTTAGGGCAACTTAAGACACATTCGCCGCAGCCGATGCATTTTTCTTCATTGCGTAAGGGCCGATAATTTTCGGTCTTCAATGCCTCTACAGATTTTTTCCTACAGACTTTTACGCAGGCACCGCAGCTAATACAGCGGGAAGGGTCTAAGTGAGGCAGTGTCATGCCCATGATACCAAAATCATGCATTCTTACTTTGATGCAGTCATTTGGACAACCAGTTAGTGCAATTTTAAAATGCAGATCATGGGGAAATACTGATTTTTCCATTCGCTGGGCAAATGCCGTTGTATCATAGCAGGCATAAGGGCAGACTCTGTTTCCAACACAGGCAGGAATGTTACGAGTACCTGCTGCGGGATATCCGCCATTGACGGTTTCCTGATTAATCTTAAGACCCTCGATTAATTCCTGTAATGCAGCATTTACTTCTGGAATTTTTTCAAAAGGAATGCCGGGAATTTCAAATCCCTGTCGGCTGGTAATATGAATGGTTCCATTACCATAGGTCTGGGCAATCTCTTGAATTTTGCTAAGGTACTCTACTTTCAAATGTCCTCCGGGAACACGTACACGAGAGGCGGTAAAGCCCCGTGTCTTTGTAACACGAAAAGCATTTTTTCTCAACATTTTAGTATTAATATCCATTTTTTCGCCTCCCTTTTAATCAATTAAAGTTTTTCCTTTTGTATAATTAAATACAGGACCATCCAGACAGACATAGACATCACCAATTTTGCAATGACCGCATTTCCCTAATCCACAGCACATTTTTCGTTCCTGTGAAATCCATATATTTTCTTCTGGAATACCTATATTGAGCAAAGCCTGTACAGAGAATTTCATCATTGCCGGGGGACCCACAACAATTGCTACGGTGTTGTTTTTATCATTCAGCCTTAACCCAGGTATATATTTTGTAACAAGGCCCACATTATAATTAGAGGTTTCATCTGCATTATCTACTGTAAGTATAACATTGGCAGTTTTTTTCCAGCATTCTATGTCATTTAAAAATAAAATATCATCTGGCGTTTTAAAGCCACAGATTACTTTCATATTTTTTACTGCTTTTGGATGTTTTGAGAAGTAATCAATAACCCCACGGACAGGAGAGAGACCTGTGCCACCTGCAATCACAACAAGCTCTTTGTTTTTGTAAAGGTTTACATCAAAACCATTTCCATAGGGGCCTCTTAGCAACAGAGTATCTCCCAGATAATTTTCGAAAACCTCGTCAGTAACTTTACCGACACGGCGTATGGTTAAGTCAATAAAGTCTTTTCCGATACCGCTTACAGAGATAGGTGACTCACCATATTTTGGTATAGATACTTCGAAAAACTGTCCTGGTTTTATTTCTCCTGTATAAGACATACGGAAGGTGTATTCAATATCTGTGTGTTTAATTATATCTTTGATTTCAGATGGAAAAGGGACATAATCGTTTTGTAACATCATTTGGACACCTCCTTCATTCCCTCGGATAATTTGTTGATACAGTTTGAAAAAGAAATATACTCAGGGCATATATCATCGCAGCGGCCACAGCCCACACACATATGGTAACCGTTGCGCTTTTTATAATCATACACTTTATGCAGAACTTTAAATCGCATTCTTTGCCCGTTTTTCTTACGATAGCTGCCGCCACCGGCTACATCTGTAAATCCGTCTACCATACAGGAAGCCCAGACTCTACGACGTTCACCTACCTTGCCATTGTCGCTGTAATACATATCCTGCATGGAAAAACAGGTACAGGTAGGACATACAAAATTGCAGCGGCCACAATTAATACATCGGCTATCATATTCATCCCATATCTTACTTTGTGCCACTGTAAATTCAAGATTTCCCGGAATGGAAACCTGGATTAGATTCTCAGTTACGTATGAAGGCGCAACGGGCTCTTCAGCAAGATTTAAATCTGAAAGCTGTTTTTTCCAGTCTTTATTTTTACAATTAATGCGATAGTTTTCACCGGATTTGTCAATGCTCATTTCATAGTTTTCACAGCGATTTGTTCCCATGCTTACACAAAAACAATTCTCAAAGGAATGTTCACATCCAATAAGTACAAACTTTACTTTACTACGAATTTGCTGGTAATAATAATCAGCAGGTCCGTTATGAAGGTACATATCATCTAGCCGCTTCATACCATGTAAGTCACAGCTTCTGAGAAACACAATGATTTCCTTTTGAGTAATGTCTGCTTCTTTTGTTGATCCTTCCGTGAAAAAGAATAAGGTTTGGATGACTGGCAGAACAGTCTCTTTAAAGGAATACTCAGACTTTTCATCGAAAACAATCTGATCAATTGAAGTAACTTCACCATAACGAATACAATCTGTGTCAGAGTAAATACCACCATTCTTAAAGCGCTTTGGTGCAAAAATAAGATATTGTTTTGTCAATTGGGCAATAAATAAATCTAATATGTCATTTTTTGCAACATACCCCATAAAAGAACACCTCTTTTCTTAATTTTATATTGATATAGCTTTTATTGTTAATAAATTCACATATATTATATAAATATTATATCTAATAAAAAAGAATTAAAATGTTGCAATTGCAACATTTTAATTCTTTTTTAATAAATGAAATCGATTTTTTTCAAAATCCAGGATTCCTTCTTGTTTCATATTATTTAATTCTCTGGTAAGAGCGCTTCTGTTGGCACATAAATAATCTGCAAGTTCTAATCTTCCTAAAGGGATTTCAAAATAATTACTTTGATGAAACTGCGCCTGAATAGACATATAGGTGAGAATTTTTTCCCGCAGGCTCTTTTTTGATGTTATTTCTATCTTTTCCATTAATTGTGTATTTTTATCAGCAATCAGCTGAACCATATTTTCGATTAAACGATGGTGAAAAATACATGACATATTGCACGAATGTAAAATCTTATGAAAGGGCATAAACAAAATTTTACAATTCGTTGCAGCATAAAAGGATACTACGGAATTTAACTGGCTCCCACACGCAAATGTTTCGCCGAACAACTCTCCATTTTTAATGAATGTCAAAATTGTTTTATTTCCCCAGATGTCTTCTTTTATCATGTGAATGGTACCTTCAAGGATAACTCCGATTGAATGGATTGAATCATTTGACAGAAAAACAAATTCACCTTTTTTATAATTCCGGATATAACTTCCCAAACAGGTCAGCATGGGCATTAAATCGTCTGCTTTGATACCATGAAATAAGGCAGTCTGGCTGATTTTGTTTATATGTTCCTTCATGAGACACCTCCTATATAGGTAGAATTATACATACAAACCATTAAGGTTTCAATCTGAACATTAACAAAACCTTAAATGGAAACAAGTAACAAGATATGATATGATATCAGCAGAGTGAAAACTACATGGTAAATGAATTAATATTTGAAAGAGGCAAAATATGTTGATTGAAAACCCTGTCAGAACACCAAATTTAATGAATGAATTAACAGCAGTTTGGCTAGATTCTGTCAAAGCAACACATACTTTTTTAAGTGAAGACAATATAGATGAATTAATACCTTTTGTTCAGACAGGACTTCAAACAATCAGTAAATTGATTGTTGCTTATGAACTTAATCGTGCTGTGGGATTTATTGGTATAGAAGATGATAAGATAGAAATGTTGTTTGTTCAATCGGATTGTATTGGGATAGGGGTTGGTAAAAGCCTCATTTCAGAAGCTATTGATAAATACAATGTACAGTATGTTGATGTAAACGAACAGAACCCCAACGCTGCAGCATTCTATCAACACTTCAATTTTATAACCTTTGAGCGTACAGATTTTGATGAACAGGGAAATCCGTTTCCCATCTTAAAAATGAGACTTGAATATAAGAAAGAAGTATAGTGCTGAATCATTATGGGAGCTGTGGAATATGATCACAAGTGAATTAATAAATAAAAGTATTGATTATATGGTGCAACACTTAAATGAGGACATTTCCATTGAAGATGTTGCGAATTATTGCCATTTTTCAAAGTATCATTATAGCAGAATTTTTAAAGCAGAAACAGGAGAAAGTGTCTACGCTTTTATCAAACGTTTAAAAATGGAGCAAAGTGCTATAAGGCTTAAACTTGAGAAAGATAAACATATCACTGAAATTGGAGTTGATTATGGATATAGTTCATCAAATTATAGCTCTGCATTTAAGAAACACCACAACCTTTCTCCTGTGGAGTTTAGGCATGGAACAAATGAAACTTGTGTGCCACATCCTTTTTATCCAGACAATCCTGTAAAATTCCAGTCGTTTGAAGAATATGATGAACAAATCCGGATCAGGGAACTGGATGATTTTGTAGTTATTTATGAAAGACATTTAGGAAACTATATTGAGCTTGGGAAAGTGTGGGCTGAATTCACGGAAAAGTATAGTGACTATTATAAAGAAAATACACTTTTGATTGAAAAGTTCTATGATGATCCCTCTATTACAAGTTTAGATCAATGTTTATACGATATCTGCATGACAGTGGATAATAAATGTTCTCTTCATAATGTAACAACCATACCAGGGGGAAGTTTGCAGTTTATCGGTTCAATGGATTGATACAAGACATTTTTACTGCTTTTCAAGGGATATTCAATATTTGGCTGTCACATAGCAGTTATGAAATGGATGAACGCTATGGATTGGATATTTACCGGAATATTGACAGGCAGAACCTACGTGTTGAAATGGATTTATGCATACCTGTTAAATAGAGCAAGAATTCAGAAGTAAAAACCCCGACTTCATACTATAATCAGTATTGAATTAACTATGATTTAGAAAACTCAATATTTATAGTCAGATAGGAAGAAAAGTGGAGGAGTTTAAAGTGTTTGATATAAGAAAAATTCAGGAACAAGTGATTTATGGTGCTGTCAAAAGTATGAGTAATGATGAAACAGCAGGAGAAATCGTATATGGAAAAGGTGAGGCTGCCAAAACGGAGGATAATCCTACATGGGTAAAATCAACAATGAAGCGATTGGAAAACAAGTTTGACAAGCAGTCTGTTAATCAGATTAGAATGCACTGCCAGTGTGGGTATGGAATGGATGAAAAATTAGCTTTAGTAAAAGAACTGGTAAAATCTTCATCAAACATGGAGGAATTGGGAAATTTGGACAAAGCTAAAGCGGCAGGGTTGTTTTGCTCCAATGGAGAGTTATATCTGAAATTTCCTTTTTGTCCCTGTCCCATGCTTGCAGAGGTAGACAGATTGGATACAGATACATGGTGTCAATGTACCACTGGATACAGCAAAGTACTTTTTGAAGAAGCTTTTAAGTGTAAAGTGGATGTGGAACTTCTGAAAAGTATAAAAATGGGAGATGAAATATGCCTTATGAAAATAATACCCCAAGGGCATATATGGTAATAGATATATTTATGTGTGAGTTATTAATTATGTTTACGAGTAGGAGCAGTATAGATGGTAAATAAAAATACTAGAAATATTTTTGAAAATTTTTTAGATTCATATAATGAGTGCTTTAATAAAAAAGATTTGGCTGCTTTAAGAGAGTTTTATGATACAAATGACAATGTTTTAATATATTTTGATAATCATAAAAATAACGATACCTATAGCTTAGAAGAACATCTGAAACTGATATCTGATTTTTTCGAAAAGGGCAAATCAACTGAGTCAGGAGCTGTTGAACCCCTCATTATAGAGAACTTAAATATCTTGCATAAAGGTGAGGCAGCCTGCTTATGTTTTATTTC carries:
- a CDS encoding nuclear transport factor 2 family protein — encoded protein: MVNKNTRNIFENFLDSYNECFNKKDLAALREFYDTNDNVLIYFDNHKNNDTYSLEEHLKLISDFFEKGKSTESGAVEPLIIENLNILHKGEAACLCFISRYKSFPVPAVRSTLYLECTNSVWKIKHAHFSFEPEK
- the asrC gene encoding sulfite reductase subunit C, which gives rise to MDINTKMLRKNAFRVTKTRGFTASRVRVPGGHLKVEYLSKIQEIAQTYGNGTIHITSRQGFEIPGIPFEKIPEVNAALQELIEGLKINQETVNGGYPAAGTRNIPACVGNRVCPYACYDTTAFAQRMEKSVFPHDLHFKIALTGCPNDCIKVRMHDFGIMGMTLPHLDPSRCISCGACVKVCRKKSVEALKTENYRPLRNEEKCIGCGECVLSCPNMAWSRSEEKYYRLTLFGRTGKKNPRLGEDFMKWVDEESITKIILNTYDYVAKYIDSDAPGGKEHIGYIVDRTGFDEFMKWALKDVTLPEITVVYSPVYWNGIKY
- a CDS encoding GNAT family N-acetyltransferase, coding for MLIENPVRTPNLMNELTAVWLDSVKATHTFLSEDNIDELIPFVQTGLQTISKLIVAYELNRAVGFIGIEDDKIEMLFVQSDCIGIGVGKSLISEAIDKYNVQYVDVNEQNPNAAAFYQHFNFITFERTDFDEQGNPFPILKMRLEYKKEV
- a CDS encoding oxygen-binding di-iron domain-containing protein, with the translated sequence MHYQLSQNCTVLGKVIQKPDIQISFLSYLLRGSKNILIDTVPERAAEKYLEELSQCMDLTCLDAIILNHSEEDHSGALRLLLPHIPDIPVYCTLACKERLKDMYPTANILAMEHNAELQLGEYQFRFIHTPGLHWDDNMVTYCENDQTLFSNDLFGQYLGSEPPLDNYISSEQLIYNMKRYYEKVFSHASKEEKKVLADIINLKLKVIALDMVLFCPNK
- the asrB gene encoding anaerobic sulfite reductase subunit AsrB, producing MMLQNDYVPFPSEIKDIIKHTDIEYTFRMSYTGEIKPGQFFEVSIPKYGESPISVSGIGKDFIDLTIRRVGKVTDEVFENYLGDTLLLRGPYGNGFDVNLYKNKELVVIAGGTGLSPVRGVIDYFSKHPKAVKNMKVICGFKTPDDILFLNDIECWKKTANVILTVDNADETSNYNVGLVTKYIPGLRLNDKNNTVAIVVGPPAMMKFSVQALLNIGIPEENIWISQERKMCCGLGKCGHCKIGDVYVCLDGPVFNYTKGKTLID
- a CDS encoding Crp/Fnr family transcriptional regulator, with product MKEHINKISQTALFHGIKADDLMPMLTCLGSYIRNYKKGEFVFLSNDSIHSIGVILEGTIHMIKEDIWGNKTILTFIKNGELFGETFACGSQLNSVVSFYAATNCKILFMPFHKILHSCNMSCIFHHRLIENMVQLIADKNTQLMEKIEITSKKSLREKILTYMSIQAQFHQSNYFEIPLGRLELADYLCANRSALTRELNNMKQEGILDFEKNRFHLLKKN
- the asrA gene encoding anaerobic sulfite reductase subunit AsrA, with the translated sequence MGYVAKNDILDLFIAQLTKQYLIFAPKRFKNGGIYSDTDCIRYGEVTSIDQIVFDEKSEYSFKETVLPVIQTLFFFTEGSTKEADITQKEIIVFLRSCDLHGMKRLDDMYLHNGPADYYYQQIRSKVKFVLIGCEHSFENCFCVSMGTNRCENYEMSIDKSGENYRINCKNKDWKKQLSDLNLAEEPVAPSYVTENLIQVSIPGNLEFTVAQSKIWDEYDSRCINCGRCNFVCPTCTCFSMQDMYYSDNGKVGERRRVWASCMVDGFTDVAGGGSYRKKNGQRMRFKVLHKVYDYKKRNGYHMCVGCGRCDDICPEYISFSNCINKLSEGMKEVSK
- a CDS encoding phosphodiester glycosidase family protein produces the protein MANLVDERFKVGDAVRYEVEINTTFTKQSTWDNVIQAVGAGPSLIINGQITANGQAEQFFENKINVGKAARTFIGAGADGKVRIGTINSATIKEAAEVCQNLGLINAMCLDGGGSIALYHDGKSISSGRNVNNAVGFIYSNGAELIKSSRIKVQVDGINTDFEAYNIGGNNYFKLRDIAMAVKDTDKKFDVSWDNERKAINLLSKTPYTAIGGELNSSDGTAKAISSTSPKIYVDGESKPLTAYNIGGNNYFKLREVAELFDIKVDYDNSSKTIILNTR
- a CDS encoding DUF6144 family protein, producing the protein MFDIRKIQEQVIYGAVKSMSNDETAGEIVYGKGEAAKTEDNPTWVKSTMKRLENKFDKQSVNQIRMHCQCGYGMDEKLALVKELVKSSSNMEELGNLDKAKAAGLFCSNGELYLKFPFCPCPMLAEVDRLDTDTWCQCTTGYSKVLFEEAFKCKVDVELLKSIKMGDEICLMKIIPQGHIW